The genomic DNA TCTTCTGGAGCTTGTTCTAAAACGTCTAAATTCCACCCAGATACATTCTTAAATTTATCGATTAAAACCGAAGTTACTTCTTTTTGAGATGCAGCTGCTAAGATAAATTTGGTGTTTTCATCAAACTGAAAAGCACCTTTATTCAGCAGTAGTTTTGCTGGCTTAGGAATCACTGCAATATCACTTTCTGTGAAAATGATATCCTCATTACTTTTTTGACAGGAAACCGTTATGACGATTATAGCCATAACCAAGATTTTTTTGATTACACTCATTTTTATGAAATTTTAATTATCAATCTTTTTTTAATTATATCAAGACACATCAATATGGTCTTTCTTTCTGTTTTATTACTTTTTATTGATACATTTTAGAAGTTGCTGCCATCGATTTCTTGGTGTTTTTATTAGGAGTATTTCCCATTGTAAAAATCAATTTTCCACCTTGCATAATCTCTGTATGTTTGATGTAACTTCGTTCTATAACCTCATTATTTAAGGTAATAGCTTGAATGTATTTGTTTTCTGAACTGTTATGTATTGTTTCTACAGTAAAGGTTTTTCCGTTTTCTAGATTGAGGGTAGCTGTATCTACAATAGGAGAACCAAAAGCGTAAACTCCTTGTGCAGGATTTACAGGATAAAAACCTAAGGCACTAAAAATATACCAAGAAGACATTTGTCCGCAATCTTCATTACCACAATGTCCGTTTGGTTTATTTTTATACTGTGTTTCTAAAATTTCACGGATTAATTTTTGTGTTTTCCAAGGCTTATCAATGTAATTATACAAATATGCTACGTGATGACTAGGTTCATTTCCATGTGCATATTGACCAATCATTCCGGTACTAAAAATTGGTAACTTATCTTCTGGAAGCGGATCTAAAGTAAACATAGAATCTAGCTTTTTTTCAAAATTTTCTTTTCCACCAACAGTAGTTACCAAACCTTCAATATCGTGTTGCACAGACCAAAAATATTGCCAAGCATTACTTTCGCAGAAATAAGGAGAGTAATCTTTAGGAATAAAATCTTTTAAGAAAAGTCCGTTGTTAGATTTAGGTCGCATAAATGTACTTTTAGAATCGTACACATTTCGCCAATTTTCAGAACGCTTTAAAAACGTATTATAATCCTCTGTTTTTCCCAATGCTTTTGCAAATTGAGCAATACACCAATCTCCGTATGCATATTCTAGGGTTTTAGAAACCGACCAATCTTCATGCTGTTCGTCAATTGGCACGTATCCCAATTGCATGTATTTATCAATTTCTCTTGATGCATCTGTAGCACTTGCAATACACGCTTCGTATGCCAATTCAGCATCAAAACCTTTAATTCCTTTAAAATAAGCATCTACAATTACAGGTACTGCGTGGTAACCAATCATCATATTGGTTTCATTTCCTTGCATAGACCAAACCGGTAATAAACCTGTTTCTTTGTAATGAGCAAGCATAGAATTTACCATGTCTGAAACTCTAGTAGGGTGCAAAATGGTGTATAACGGGTGTGCAGCTCTATACGTATCCCATAATGAAAACGTATCATATCTATCAAAACCATCAGCATTCATGATAGCATCGTTTGCTCCTTTATAATTTCCGTTATGATCGCTCAATAAAGTTGGTGCCAACATCGATTGATACAACATTGTGTAAAAAATGTGTTTTTTTGTACTATCTTTTGTTGTGATTACTATTTTTTGAAGTTGTTTTTCCCATTTGTCTTTCGCTTGATTCTTTAAGGCTTCAAAATCAAAATTAGGAGCCTCTTTTTCTAAGGATTGATAAGCACCTTCAATAGTTGCCGTTGAAAGGCCTGTTTTTAAAATAATTTCTTCACCTTCTTCCGTTGAATAATTTAAAATTATTTTGGTGTTTTTACCAGTAACAGGAGATTTTGTAAGCGTATCATTCTTAAATAATTGATATTCTTTAAAAGGTTTTGATACTTTGATTACAAAATAGACGCGTTGGTCTTTTGCCCAACCAGAAGATTTTCTATAACCTTCTATTGTGGTGTTATTAACTACTTTAAAATGAGTTTCTGTAGGACTGTCCCAATTTAGCGCATAGCCTAAATCGATATAAATTTGTGTATTCTCATCTTTTGGAAATGTGTATTTATGAATACCCGTTCTTTCTGTTGCTGTTAATTCAGCTTTAATTCCGTAATCTAATAAATCAACCGAATAATAACCAGGGGAAGCGGATTCTTTTTCATGTGAAAAACTAGAAAATGGTTTAAAACTATTCGCTTTAATTCTTTTTGAAAACTTACTATTGGTAGGCATTACTAGAATATCATATAAATCTCCAGCACCTGTACCAGATAAATGCATGTGTGAAAAACCAGAAATGATAGAATCTTTATAAAAATATCCTGCAATTCTATCCCAACCAGGAATACCAATATCTGGACTTAATTGCACCATTCCGTAAGGAACGGTTGCACCAGGATACGTATTTCCAGGACCATCTGTACCAATAAACGGATTCACAAAATTAGTAAGGTTTTCTTGAGTAACTATTTTTTCTGGTTCTTTGCATTGTAGCAAAAAGATAGTACAGAGTAGATATAATAGATTGTATGTTTTCATTAATTTAGATTCTAAAATTTAATTGTACTAAAAGTTGTTCTCCTTTTTATTTAAAACTAGCTGATAGCAACTTCAGATTTCCCGTTTTTGAAACCAAACCAAACAATGTATGCATAACAAAGAACGATTAAAAGTAATGCACTTTTAAAAGCAATATAATCTGTTAAAAATCCAAAAGTAGGAGGGATGATCGCACCACCAACAATGGCTGTACATAATAAACCTGATGCTTTTGGTTTTAAATGACCAATACCATCAATAGCTAGCGTAAAAATTGTTGGAAACATAATAGAGTTGAACAGACCAACAGCCAAGATACTCCACATGCTTACCAAGCCAAACGTACTTACAGATAAGACAATTAAGCCAATAGAGATAGATGCAAAAATAGCCAGGACTTTTCCTGGTTTCATAATTCGGGTAAGATACGCGCCTGCAAATCTACCAATCATAGCACCAGACCAATAAAAGGTGACAAAAACGCCAACGACTGCTTTGTCATCTTTTTCGGCTAAACCTGAGTTTAAAATGGCTTCTGCAATAGATTTCATAATCCCATTTTCTTTAATAACCGATACAAGGTTCATTTCTAAAAAGTAGTTTACTAAATAACTACCAATAGCAACCTCTGCACCAACGTAAAAGAAGATACCTAATACACCCTGCATTAATTTTTTATTTTTAAAAGCTTCACGATACGTTCCTGTGGAAACTTCAGAAATCATATTTGGTAATTTTGCAAATAAGAAAACCAAAGCAATCAAACCTATAAATGCTGCCAAGCCTAAAAAAGGTGTTTGAACCGCAGCGGCTTCTGTAGTTAAATATGCTTCTTTTGCAGCTCCATCTAGTACCGCAATTTCGTCTTTAGTTTTTATCACATCACTTAAAATAAACATCGCACCAATTACGGGAGCTACTGCTGTTCCTAAAGAATTAAATGCTTGAGATAAA from Polaribacter sp. ALD11 includes the following:
- a CDS encoding sugar MFS transporter, which translates into the protein MSNQKPYRSAFILLTVLFFLWGFITVLVDSLIPRLRELFTLTYFQAGLVQFAFFGAFFLLSIPASYILSKIGYKKGIILGLLTMALGCLLFYPAASYREFGIFMLAYFILAAGITVLQVAANPFVAVLGSEAGASSRLNLSQAFNSLGTAVAPVIGAMFILSDVIKTKDEIAVLDGAAKEAYLTTEAAAVQTPFLGLAAFIGLIALVFLFAKLPNMISEVSTGTYREAFKNKKLMQGVLGIFFYVGAEVAIGSYLVNYFLEMNLVSVIKENGIMKSIAEAILNSGLAEKDDKAVVGVFVTFYWSGAMIGRFAGAYLTRIMKPGKVLAIFASISIGLIVLSVSTFGLVSMWSILAVGLFNSIMFPTIFTLAIDGIGHLKPKASGLLCTAIVGGAIIPPTFGFLTDYIAFKSALLLIVLCYAYIVWFGFKNGKSEVAIS
- a CDS encoding GH92 family glycosyl hydrolase produces the protein MKTYNLLYLLCTIFLLQCKEPEKIVTQENLTNFVNPFIGTDGPGNTYPGATVPYGMVQLSPDIGIPGWDRIAGYFYKDSIISGFSHMHLSGTGAGDLYDILVMPTNSKFSKRIKANSFKPFSSFSHEKESASPGYYSVDLLDYGIKAELTATERTGIHKYTFPKDENTQIYIDLGYALNWDSPTETHFKVVNNTTIEGYRKSSGWAKDQRVYFVIKVSKPFKEYQLFKNDTLTKSPVTGKNTKIILNYSTEEGEEIILKTGLSTATIEGAYQSLEKEAPNFDFEALKNQAKDKWEKQLQKIVITTKDSTKKHIFYTMLYQSMLAPTLLSDHNGNYKGANDAIMNADGFDRYDTFSLWDTYRAAHPLYTILHPTRVSDMVNSMLAHYKETGLLPVWSMQGNETNMMIGYHAVPVIVDAYFKGIKGFDAELAYEACIASATDASREIDKYMQLGYVPIDEQHEDWSVSKTLEYAYGDWCIAQFAKALGKTEDYNTFLKRSENWRNVYDSKSTFMRPKSNNGLFLKDFIPKDYSPYFCESNAWQYFWSVQHDIEGLVTTVGGKENFEKKLDSMFTLDPLPEDKLPIFSTGMIGQYAHGNEPSHHVAYLYNYIDKPWKTQKLIREILETQYKNKPNGHCGNEDCGQMSSWYIFSALGFYPVNPAQGVYAFGSPIVDTATLNLENGKTFTVETIHNSSENKYIQAITLNNEVIERSYIKHTEIMQGGKLIFTMGNTPNKNTKKSMAATSKMYQ